A genomic window from Salvia splendens isolate huo1 chromosome 11, SspV2, whole genome shotgun sequence includes:
- the LOC121753998 gene encoding heat shock 70 kDa protein, mitochondrial-like, translating to MATAVLLRSLRRRDVSSAPISAFRTLTGNTKPSWAVSNKWAGLVRPFSTKPAGNDVIGIDLGTTNSCVSVMEGKTPKVIENAEGARTTPSVVAFSPKGELLVGIPAKRQAVTNPTNTVFGTKRLIGRRFDDAQTQKEMKMVPYKIVRAPNGDAWVEANGQQYSPSQIGAFVLTKMKETAEDYLGKTVTKAVVTVPAYFNDAQRQATKDAGRIAGLDVQRIINEPTAAALSYGMNNKEGLVAVFDLGGGTFDISILEISNGVFEVKATNGDTFLGGEDFDNTLLEFLVSEFKRTDSIDLSKDRLALQRLREAAEKAKIELSSTAQTEISLPFITADSTGPRHLNITLTRSKFEALVNSLIERTKNPCRSCLKDAGISTKEVDEVLLVGGMTRVPKVQEVVTEIFGKSPSKGVNPDEAVAMGAAIQGGILRGDVKELLLLDVTPLSLGIETLGGIFTRLINRNTTIPTKKSQTFSTAADNQTQVGIKVLQGEREMATDNKILGEFDLVGIPPAPRGLPQIEVTFDIDANGIVTVSAKDKTTGKEQQITIRSSGGLSEDEIEKMVKEAEAHAQKDQERKALIDVRNNADTTIYSIEKSLNEYREKIPSEVATEIETAVSDLRSAMATENIDDIKAKLDLANKAVSKIGQHMSGGGGSSGGPTGGSEGGEQQPPEAEYEEVKK from the exons ATGGCCACCGCCGTCCTCCTCAGATCTCTTCGCCGCCGCGATGTTTCCTCCGCTCCTATCTCTGCTTTCAGAACA TTAACTGGAAACACCAAACCATCATGGGCAGTAAGCAACAAGTGGGCAGGTCTTGTGAGGCCATTCAG CACCAAACCGGCTGGAAATGATGTGATTGGTATTGACTTGGGTACCACAAATTCATGTGTCTCTGTTATGGAGGGAAAG ACTCCAAAAGTTATTGAGAATGCTGAGGGTGCTCGGACAACTCCATCAGTAGTTGCATTTAGCCCAAAAGGAGAACTGTTGGTTGGAATACCAGCAAAGAGACAAGCTGTCACTAATCCAACAAACACAGTCTTTGGCACCAAGCGTCTAATTGGTAGACGTTTTGATGATGCTCAGACACAGAAAGAAATGAAGATGGTTCCTTACAAAATTGTTAGAGCTCCTAATGGTGATGCATGGGTCGAGGCCAATGGGCAGCAGTACTCCCCTAGTCAAATTGGTGCTTTTGTCCTGACCAAGATGAAGGAAACTGCTGAAGACTACCTCGGGAAGACTGTCACAAAGGCTGTTGTGACCGTCCCTGCGTATTTCAATGATGCTCAGCGACAAGCCACAAAGGATGCTGGGAGAATTGCAGGGCTTGATGTGCAAAGGATTATTAATGAGCCTACTGCAGCTGCACTCTCTTACGGCATGAACAATAAAGAAGGCCTGGTTGCAGTTTTTGACCTTGGAGGTGGAACATTTGATATATCTATTTTGGAGATTTCCAATGGTGTCTTTGAG GTGAAAGCCACAAACGGTGACACATTTTTGGGAGGGGAGGACTTCGATAATACTTTGTTGGAGTTTTTGGTGAGTGAATTTAAGAGAACAGACAGTATTGATCTGTCCAAGGATCGTCTTGCTCTTCAGAGACTACGGGAGGCAGCTGAGAAGGCAAAGATTGAGCTCTCATCAACTGCTCAGACTGAGATCAGCTTGCCCTTCATCACTGCTGATTCAACCGGTCCAAGGCATCTGAATATCACACTGACAAGGTCTAAGTTTGAGGCTTTGGTTAACAGTTTGATCGAGAGGACTAAGAATCCTTGCAGGAGTTGCTTGAAGGATGCTGGCATCTCCACCAAGGAGGTTGACGAAGTTCTCCTCGTTGGAGGAATGACCCGTGTTCCAAAGGTTCAGGAAGTAGTTACTGAAATCTTTGGAAAGTCCCCTAGCAAAGGTGTGAATCCTGATGAAGCTGTTGCCATGGGGGCTGCTATTCAGGGTGGCATTCTCCGAGGTGATGTCAAAGAGTTGCTTCTCCTTGATGTTACACCGTTGTCTCTAGGTATTGAGACACTCGGAGGAATCTTCACCAGATTGATAAACAGAAATACCACAATTCCAACAAAGAAAAGCCAG ACATTCTCGACCGCTGCTGACAATCAGACCCAGGTCGGCATCAAAGTGCTTCAAGGAGAGCGTGAAATGGCCACAGACAACAAAATTCTCGGTGAATTTGACCTCGTGGGTATTCCTCCAGCTCCCAGGGGCTTGCCTCAGATCGAAGTCACATTCGACATTGACGCCAACGGTATTGTGACTGTTTCTGCCAAGGACAAGACCACCGGCAAAGAGCAGCAGATCACGATCAGGTCATCAGGTGGTCTGTCAGAGGACGAGATCGAGAAGATGGTCAAGGAGGCCGAGGCACACGCCCAGAAGGATCAAGAGAGGAAGGCATTGATCGATGTCAGAAACAACGCCGACACCACCATCTACAGCATCGAGAAGTCCTTGAACGAGTACAGGGAGAAGATTCCAAGCGAAGTAGCAACCGAGATCGAGACTGCCGTTTCAGATCTGCGGAGCGCGATGGCCACAGAGAACATTGACGACATAAAGGCGAAGCTTGATTTGGCAAACAAGGCCGTGTCGAAGATCGGGCAGCACATGTCTGGTGGTGGCGGATCGAGTGGCGGGCCCACTGGAGGCTCTGAGGGAGGTGAACAGCAGCCACCTGAGGCAGAATATGAGGAGGTGAAGAAGTAG
- the LOC121754008 gene encoding zinc transport protein ZntB-like: MELTHINGEGEVEESEAERGSFRQNLFHQSNYSGVVRKKAYIFDGDGNYFNKEWDLVQGSGKEFCWYHVELPKGNHKLSQLAQHLIDALSPPLKLQDILSLISNSPFCGHVDGALVFRVNSPGPASSKFTFRIAARVTENSVITVSLGRVPRLGFSPANESLLSEIPIVESSSNGSRTSEGRDRGGIVIREHVLDFLLTMNHSEEADNPVPKSVADLVVHIIDTHVDHLQDVVTKLEIELDAVELEMDRGGFAMKKQMLDSRRFPKMNLDLQRLLQVIAHGEQVFPRVKEKCSSKEWFSSEDINALEELIGRIRRLKENVGFIANRVTAIQAGLDSWQSEQINRKLYYLSFLSIIFLPLSIITGVFGMNVGGVPWTGQRDPALKDGFRNVMMVCAAMLAVVLLCFGFPALYSRAMAWWRRPTMQRSWSLNRRSFIRRAGMDGGRTDRGGYVRL; encoded by the exons ATGGAGCTCACTCATATAAATGGTGAGGGAGAAGTTGAAGAGAGTGAAGCAGAAAGGGGGAGTTTTAGGCAAAACCTATTCCACCAATCAAATTACTCTGGTGTTGTGAGGAAAAAGGCCTACATTTTTGATGGGGATGGGAATTACTTCAACAAGGAATGGGATCTTGTGCAAGGCTCAGGCAAAGAGTTTTGTTGGTATCATGTTGAGCTCCCAAAGGGGAACCATAAGCTCTCCCAGTTGGCTCAGCATCTCATCGATGCCCTGTCCCCGCCCCTAAAGCTCCAGGACATCCTCTCCCTCATCAGCAACAGCCCATTTTGTGGCCACGTTGACGGTGCTCTTGTGTTCAGAGTTAACTCTCCCGGCCCTGCCTCTAGCAAATTCACCTTTAGGATTGCAGCTAGGGTCACTGAGAATTCAGTCATCACGGTGTCGTTAGGGCGCGTGCCTAGGCTGGGATTCTCCCCGGCAAATGAGTCTTTGCTGTCGGAAATCCCAATTGTAGAGAGTTCGAGTAATGGAAGTAGGACTAGTGAAGGTAGGGATAGAGGGGGGATTGTGATAAGGGAGCATGTGCTGGATTTTCTGCTGACTATGAATCATTCGGAGGAAGCTGATAATCCTGTGCCTAAATCTGTCGCGGATCTTGTGGTGCACATCATCGATACGCACGTGGATCACCTTCAGGATGTCGTGACCAAGCTTGAGATTGAGCTGGATGCGGTCGAGTTAGAGATGGACAGAG GTGGTTTTGCTATGAAGAAGCAAATGTTAGACAGCCGAAGATTCCCAAAAATGAATCTCGACTTGCAACGTCTATTGCAG GTGATCGCACACGGTGAACAAGTATTTCCCCGAGTCAAGGAGAAGTGTTCGTCTAAAGAATGGTTCAGCAGTGAAGACATCAACGCGTTAGAAGAGTTGATTGGTCGTATAAGGAGATTAAAAGAGAACGTTGGCTTCATAGCCAACCGCGTCACTGCAATTCAGGCAGGCCTAGACAGCTGGCAGTCCGAGCAAATAAACCGAAAACTATACTACCTATCTTTCCTCTCCATTATATTTCTCCCTCTGTCAATAATAACCGGAG TGTTCGGGATGAATGTGGGCGGAGTTCCTTGGACCGGACAGAGAGACCCCGCGCTAAAGGATGGGTTTCGCAACGTGATGATGGTATGTGCAGCGATGCTTGCAGTCGTTCTCTTGTGCTTCGGTTTCCCGGCATTGTACAGCCGTGCAATGGCCTGGTGGAGAAGGCCGACTATGCAACGAAGCTGGTCCCTCAACCGGAGGTCCTTCATTAGGAGAGCCGGGATGGATGGAGGGAGAACAGACAGAGGGGGATATGTTCGACTTTAG